The stretch of DNA GGATCCACGAGCTACCCGGCGGCTACGACATCAACTACATCATCGACGGACCGATCGGGAAACATCTGAGGAAAACGGCGGTTGTGACGGAGGATATCACAGGGAGGAAGATGGAGCTGTGGACGAACCAGCCTGGTGTTCAGTTTTACACGAGTAACATGTTGAAACGCGTCGTCGGAAAAGGTAAAGCGGTTTATGGGAAATACGGAGGTTTGTGTTTGGAGACTCAAGGCTTCCCAGATTCCGTCAATCACAAGAATTTTCCGACGCAGATTGTGAGCCCCGGCGAGACTTATTTGCATGTTATGCTTTTCAGATTCACTGCTCATTAATCGGGTCGGGTCAGATCGATCCGGGTTCGGGTTTTTAGGGCTTTAATTTTCAcgattaataataaatttgggGATCGATTTTATTATGCTTTTTTAATCTCTTGTAGATGAAATAATTCGACAACTTCGTGGATTCGACAACTTCGTggtaataacaaaaaaaaaatattcgacTTTTGCAGCAAattatttcaatattatttcttttttttttcgtaatttttcataatatttgtACTCAGTGATTCAATTTCCAAAttgttaaattaaaagattatttttcaCAAGAAAGTACCAAATTTTTTAGGAGTGAGTTcagataaaaacataaaaaaggtTTCAGGCTGTTTTAAAATTGGACTAGGGAGCAGAGTTGGAGGTGGGAGGTTTCTTGAACTCGATCTTGTCGACTTTAACCTCTCCATCGATTAGCTCATAGACGTAAACCACAGCTCGGAAACCATCGATGTCCATAAGGACAAAGCTTGGGTTAACGTCTTGGTTTATGCTGCTGTAAGCTCCGGTTGCAGATCCCGGGTTGATCACCACTCCTCCTTCGTGTTTGTAGGCTGTGAACTGGTGGGTATGGCCTGTTACAAGTATGTCAACGCCGAGTTGTCTCTGAAGCATGGCCAGTGAGTCTAGATCACCCCATGGGATCACCTGTACATACAACAAAATAGAGAGAAGCTCTTTTTCATACCACTGCAAATAAGTTCTTAAAAGTTTAACTAACCACTGCTTCCTAAGGAACATGGAAGAACcagaaaaccaaattttatgaTGACAAGACGTTGGTACatagaaaaacaaacttaaacgaGGCATCTCTTTCTtagtttagtaactttagtcTAAAACATTGACATGAAAAATCAAGGGTGCTTAAACTGACTTTCCCGTTTACTATTCTTTAAAACACGCATTCTTTATTATGAATAGGTAAGTATAGATTGGAGGCATCTAGACAAAAGCAATATATCATTGTTTACCATATGACAATGTAAAGACTAGAGAGAAAAACTATTTGATGTGACAGTCGGAGCCTGATTACATTATCATGCATACAGCAATAAGCGCGCAAAAACTGAAACTCACTAGGTAAGGGACACAAACCAACAAAGCAATGAGGTAAAGGCAAgcaaaatttagtttttaaatcgAAATTTTGATAAACAGATGGGGTATCATACAACTAGGGAGTATTCATATGCTACAAAATATGCTAGTGTCTAACTCGTAAAGCTCACTCACAATCAAATTGTGCAAGAGAAGAAAACTTCAATTTTATAATCTGCAAATTCTGATAAACAGACGGTGTAGTACTAGGGATTTTTTCATATGCTGCAAAATGCTAGTGTCTAACTCGTAAAGCTCGTAATGAAATGCgcaagagaagaaaaagtgaACCTGGTGGCCATGGCACAGTCCCAGCTTGAATTGCCCGATAGTCAAGGTTTTGTTCTCAGGGTATCGTGCATCTTCGTCAAACTCCCCTCGAACTATATGCAAATCAGGACAGATAGTCTTCAAGTAGTCATGGATTTCCTAAAACAGTCACAAATTGTTAAGCTTACCACAAACACATGAACCAGAAAAGACGATATATCATAAGAACAAATCAGGTCTGCAGCTTCTCTAAGATGGGTTATCAACTAAACACAACACCTCACAAACTTCTTTAACACATCTTCCAACTAAAGAAACATCATCGAATTCTCAAAAACAACTAATCGATTCTGAGTTAAATCACTTCACAATTCCATTGCTCAAGCAAATCTAAAACTAACACTGATCCAACCAAAGTCTCACACTACCAAGTAAGAATCAAGTTCGAAACAACGCACAAACAAGATAAACTTGTAGGATTCAGAACGAAAATAGACtctaattcaaaatttatatgatcaaaataaaGCATGATAGAGATGTAAAGATTGAAAATTTGAGAAAACCCTACTTTGATGCAGAGATTTCCAGTGCAGATGATGTGTTGAATCTTCCCGGGGACAAGCATTGATTTGAACTTAGGAGGTAGATCAGCTGCTCTATGGGGTACATGGAGATCCCCCAATGCCAATACCAACACCATTTCAAACTACTTCCACTAGAAATTATAAACCTTCAAAGAGGTAAGTAACCAATCAAAGctcaaattcaaaaattatCACTTGTGACACTAAAGCATAAAGAATCTGGGTAGAGAAGCAGATCATATACCAAAAGTCAATGAGATcaaacgattaaaaaaaaaaNNNNNNNNNNNNNNNNNNNNNNNNNNNNNNNNNNNNNNNNNNNNNNNNNNNNNNNNNNNNNNNNNNNNNNNNNNNNNNNNNNNNNNNNNNNNNNNNNNNNNNNNNNNNNNNNNNNNNNNNNNNNNNNNNNNNNNNNNNNNNNNNNNNNNNNNNNNNNNNNNNNNNNNNNNNNNNNNNNNNNNNNNNNNNNNNNNNNNNNNNNNNNNNNNNNNNNNNNNNNNNNNNNNNNNNNNNNNNNNNNNNNNNNNNNNNNNNNNNNNNNNNNNNNNNNNNNNNNNNNNNNNNNNNNNNNNNNNNNNNNNNNNNNNNNNNNNNNNNNNNNNNNNNNNNNNNNNNNNNNNNNNNNNNNNNNNNNNNNNNNNNNNNNNNNNNNNNNNNNNNNNNNNNNNNNNNNNNNNNNNNNNNNNNNNNNNNNNNNNNNNNNNNNNNNNNNNNNNNNNNNNNNNNNNNNNNNNNNNNNNNNNNNNNNNNNNNNNNNNNNNNNNNNNNNNNNNNNNNNNNNNNNNNNNNNNNNNNNNNNNNNNNNNNNNNNNNNNNNNNNNNNNNNNNNNNNNNNNNNNNNNNNNNNNNNNNNNNNNNNNNNNNNNNNNNNNNNNNNNNNNNNNNNNNNNNNNNNNNNNNNNNNNNNNNNNNNNNNNNNNNNNNNNNNNNNNNNNNNNNNNNNNNNNNNNNNNNNNNNNNNNNNNNNNNNNNNNNNNNNNNNNNNNNNNNNNNNNNNNNNNNNNNNNNNNNNNNNNNNNNNNNNNNNNNNNNNNNNNNNNNNNNNNNNNNNNNNNNNNNNNNNNNNNNNNNNNNNNNNNNNNNNNNNNNNNNNNNNNNNNNNNNNNNNNNNNNNNNNNNNNNNNNNNNNNNNNNNNNNNNNNNNNNNNNNNNNNNNNNNNNNNNNNNNNNNNNNNNNNNNNNNNNNNNNNNNNNNNNNNNNNNNNNNNNNNNNNNNNNNNNNNNNNNNNNNNNNNNNNNNNNNNNNNNNNNNNNNNNNNNNNNNNNNNNNNNNNNNNNNNNNNNNNNNNNNNNNNNNNNNNNNNNNNNNNNNNNNNNNNNNNNNNNNNNNNNNNNNNNNNNNNNNNNNNNNNNNNNNNNNNNNNNNNNNNNNNNNNNNNNNNNNNNNNNNNNNNNNNNNNNNNNNNNNNNNNNNNNNNNNNNNNNNNNNNNNNNNNNNNNNNNNNNNNNNNNNNNNNNNNNNNNNNNNNNNNNNNNNNNNNNNNNNNNNNNNNNNNNNNNNNNNNNNNNNNNNNNNNNNNNNNNNNNNNNNNNNNNNNNNNNNNNNNNNNNNNNNNNNNNNNNNNNNNNNNNNNNNNNNNNNNNNNNNNNNNNNNNNNNNNNNNNNNNNNNNNNNNNNNNNNNNNNNNNNNNNNNNNNNNNNNNNNNNNNNNNNNNNNNNNNNNNNNNNNNNNNNNNNNNNNNNNNNNNNNNNNNNNNNNNNNNNNNNNNNNNNNNNNNNNNNNNNNNNNNNNNNNNNNNNNNNNNNNNNNNNNNNNNNNNNNNNNNNNNNNNNNNNNNNNNNNNNNNNNNNNNNNNNNNNNNNNNNNNNNNNNNNNNNNNNNNNNNNNNNNNNNNNNNNNNNNNNNNNNNNNNNNNNNNNNNNNNNNNNNNNNNNNNNNNNNNNNNNNNNNNNNNNNNNNNNNNNNNNNNNNNNNNNNNNNNNNNNNNNNNNNNNNNNNNNNNNNNNNNNNNNNNNNNNNNNNNNNNNNNNNNNNNNNNNNNNNNNNNNNNNNNNNNNNNNNNNNNNNNNNNNNNNNNNNNNNNNNNNNNNNNNNNNNNNNNNNNNNNNNNNNNNNNNNNNNNNNNNNNNNNNNNNNNNNNNNNNNNNNNNNNNNNNNNNNNNNNNNNNNNNNNNNNNNNNNNNNNNNNNNNNNNNNNNNNNNNNNNNNNNNNNNNNNNNNNNNNNNNNNNNNNNNNNNNNNNNNNNNNNNNNNNNNNNNNNNNNNNNNNNNNNNNNNNNNNNNNNNNNNNNNNNNNNNNNNNNNNNNNNNNNNNNNNNNNNNNNNNNNNNNNNNNNNNNNNNNNNNNNNNNNNNNNNNNNNNNNNNNNNNNNNNNNNNNNNNNNNNNNNNNNNNNNNNNNNNNNNNNNNNNNNNNNNNNNNNNNNNNNNNNNNNNNNNNNNNNNNNNNNNNNNNNNNNNNNNNNNNNNNNNNNNNNNNNNNNNNNNNNNNNNNNNNNNNNNNNNNNNNNNNNNNNNNNNNNNNNNNNNNNNNNNNNNNNNNNNNNNNNNNNNNNNNNNNNNNNNNNNNNNNNNNNNNNNNNNNNNNNNNNNNNNNNNNNNNNNNNNNNNNNNNNNNNNNNNNNNNNNNNNNNNNNNNNNNNNNNNNNNNNNNNNNNNNNNNNNNNNNNNNNNNNNNNNNNNNNNNNNNNNNNNNNNNNNNNNNNNNNNNNNNNNNNNNNNNNNNNNNNNNNNNNNNNNNNNNNNNNNNNNNNNNNNNNNNNNNNNNNNNNNNNNNNNNNNNNNNNNNNNNNNNNNNNNNNNNNNNNNNNNNNNNNNNNNNNNNNNNNNNNNNNNNNNNNNNNNNNNNNNNNNNNNNNNNNNNNNNNNNNNNNNNNNNNNNNNNNNNNNNNNNNNNNNNNNNNNNNNNNNNNNNNNNNNNNNNNNNNNNNNNNNNNNNNNNNNNNNNNNNNNNNNNNNNNNNNNNNNNNNNNNNNNNNNNNNNNNNNNNNNNNNNNNNNNNNNNNNNNNNNNNNNNNNNNNNNNNNNNNNNNNNNNNNNNNNNNNNNNNNNNNNNNNNNNNNNNNNNNNNNNNNNNNNNNNNNNNNNNNNNNNNNNNNNNNNNNNNNNNNNNNNNNNNNNNNNNNNNNNNNNNNNNNNNNNNNNNNNNNNNNNNNNNNNNNNNNNNNNNNNNNNNNNNNNNNNNNNNNNNNNNNNNNNNNNNNNNNNNNNNNNNNNNNNNNNNNNNNNNNNNNNNNNNNNNNNNNNNNNNNNNNNNNNNNNNNNNNNNNNNNNNNNNNNNNNNNNNNNNNNNNNNNNNNNNNNNNNNNNNNNNNNNNNNNNNNNNNNNNNNNNNNNNNNNNNNNNNNNNNNNNNNNNNNNNNNNNNNNNNNNNNNNNNNNNNNNNNNNNNNNNNNNNNNNNNNNNNNNNNNNNNNNNNNNNNNNNNNNNNNNNNNNNNNNNNNNNNNNNNNNNNNNNNNNNNNNNNNNNNNNNNNNNNNNNNNNNNNNNNNNNNNNNNNNNNNNNNNNNNNNNNNNNNNNNNNNNNNNNNNNNNNNNNNNNNNNNNNNNNNNNNNNNNNNNNNNNNNNNNNNNNNNNNNNNNNNNNNNNNNNNNNNNNNNNNNNNNNNNNNNNNNNNNNNNNNNNNNNNNNNNNNNNNNNNNNNNNNNNNNNNNNNNNNNNNNNNNNNNNNNNNNNNNNNNNNNNNNNNNNNNNNNNNNNNNNNNNNNNNNNNNNNNNNNNNNNNNNNNNNNNNNNNNNNNNNNNNNNNNNNNNNNNNNNNNNNNNNNNNNNNNNNNNNNNNNNNNNNNNNNNNNNNNNNNNNNNNNNNNNNNNNNNNNNNNNNNNNNNNNNNNNNNNNNNNNNNNNNNNNNNNNNNNNNNNNNNNNNNNNNNNNNNNNNNNNNNNNNNNNNNNNNNNNNNNNNNNNNNNNNNNNNNNNNNNNNNNNNNNNNNNNNNNNNNNNNNNNNNNNNNNNNNNNNNNNNNNNNNNNNNNNNNNNNNNAAAAAAATGTGGAATAATTTCCAAATTCTTTCCAATATAATCACTAAACCAACGCGTTTCAGTTTGACTACAACTGTTAATTTTTCTTCATTCACAAAAATCGAACCTAAATTAAATTTAGTGCCAAAGCAAAgcaaagccaaaacaaaaaaaatggttttgacACAATTAAGACAAAACCCAGATGTGATTTAACACAAATACTTCACCACTAGCTGCGTTGAAGAGACTAAAGGCTTGTTAATCGATTCTTACCTGAGAAGAAATACAAAGGTAGATGAATTTTCTTTCCCCCAAAGCCCCAAAGTTATAAGCGGCAACTTAAAGAAGATCGAGTTTTTACCAGATCAGGGGCTCCAATATATATATCGAATAAGATTCGTGATTGAAGAcaatttttgtgttatgttcgTCAGGGGGATCTCAGCGATCGCCCATGAAAAAGAtcctttatttcttcttctctatctctctcggATGATCGCTCTTTAGAGTTTTAGAGactgcgttttttttttctcaggaaaagaaaacattaacTACACGGCGCCGTATGATACCCGGTTTCATCACATCCGCAAGCGAAtttgtaaaaccaaaccaaaccaacattTAAACCGGACATAGACAGTGTTTAGAACAAATTTTATCATTTCCCAGTAAGTTGAAAAATTTTCTAATGATCATGGAGATTGATTCGGATGTAAAATTTGACATCACCATGGAATTAATTATACATGatcatatgaaaataacaacaatttaaaaggaagaaaagttataccaataaaacaaagttaaaGGGCGGATGATAGTATTGATTGTTgacaatgttatatatatatatatatatatatatatatatatatatatatatatatatatatatatatatatatatatatatatatatatatatatatatatatatatatatatatatatatatatatatatatatatatatatatatatatatatatatatatatatatatatatatatatatatatatatatatatatatatatatatatatatatatatatatatatatatatatatatatatatattaacaataaagaaataaagataGATTCAAACAAGCCAATTGGGGAAAGAACTGTTAACATATGTAACCACATGCGGTTGAGTACGAACTTATCGTGCTAATCGATCCGCAAGCACATTTGCATTCCTGGAGATCAAAGTCAAAGAGAAACTTGAGAATTCCTCCATATCCACTTTGATTAGTGAGAAATTATAATCCTTTTCTTTCTGGGATTATagtaatttatacatttttataaaagtaaatcattaaaaacaggtagtaataatatttgttcttttagtttttgtaatttattgtatagtttttttttttgtttttttgatcaaacagaTGTTATCATTTCATTAAAATAGAAGGTAACATACAAGGGATAGAGTGTTTTTAGGATAAACATAAAGGGGTTTGCCCAAAGCATAAAACAACGAAGAGACATAAGTAGATAAGGATAATCGATAGTAAAAGCTTGAGAACTATGAACTACATGCTATGAAGCAAACTGGAACCTGTGAGATCAAGGCAAATCGATGTGAACTCCATGAGCAGGTCAATGGAGGAAAAGATGGCCATTGTCTTGGGTCGAAGACTATGTGGCGATGAAAGGGTCAAAGCTGACTATCTCACCGGAGTGAGGGGGGGCTACATTAGGTAGAGCTTTGATAAAAGGTCGAGCAAGGATAGAGCTCTGAGGGCCGATTGCTACTAAAGTACTTGCAGGTCCAAGGTTGAGTGAGAAGAGCTTAAAGAAGTTGTGGTAACCACTACTCCATAGAGTGGATGTCATAATGCCACTAATCTTCAAGTTTCTATGAAGAGGCTTCATAAAGTAGATGATTTGCGGTTTTGAGAGCTTTGCAATCAGGCGAGGTGGAGATAGGAGGCTGGTGAAGGCTCGGTAACCCCAACTCTGTATaggtgggatcataatgccaagctGTCTCCATCAAAGAGAGCATCCCTGGGAGATCCGACAAACACGGTTTTCAAAGGACTCTTATACCATTCTAGCAGCGATGGTGACTTAGGGATCAGAAGCAATCTTCAAACTAGTGATACCACTAAGCAAACCAAGCATTGACTAGGGTGGGAGAGAGTGGAGTTTAGACCAAACCTGGATTCACACTGAACTCGACACAAAAGGTTCTCAAGCAAATTAGAAGAAACCAATATTCTGCTATCGAGGGAGCCTCATCTTGACCAAGCAGAAAACATCGGTACTAAACCATTTGAACTTGATATAAAGCAATTATAGACGGGTCTGAGTAGGTTCCAGTGCAGGGATGAATCATATTCTAGGCAAAGTAGACTATTTACCAGGGTTTCGGGATAAGATTGGGGAGCAAACCTGGGCTAAAGAGATAATAAGGTTGGGACAGAGCAAGCCGGGGTTATGGGTTTCTTCGTCAAGATCTTCAATGGCTCCAGCGTCAACACAGAGCTCCCGTCCAGCTGCAGCCAAGTAAAAAATTTGGAGAGAGGATATAAATCCGAGGATCGGAGAGTTGTTAAGGTTGACTGTGGAAAGGGCCAGATCGAGAGATAGTCTCCAAGGTTACCAGGACATTCGGGAGGGGTATACTCATACAGTTGGGTACTCAGACGAGCAACCTCACCGAGTGTATAGTATAGTTTCCTTCTTACAAATATGTCtttttcacaaaagaaaaattatatatttttcttacagaATTAGTGATTAGTTGTATAATTACCTTAGGGTAATCTTACCATACAATTCttttaaagatttgtaaataaTGTTTGTAAGTGTTTACCTCTTCTAGGATTATATTATtacatacaattatttttaGGATTAGTGATTAACTGTGCAATTTTATCCTTCATTTCTTTAGAAGACATTAAGTTTTCTGTCATAGTATTTAATTTCCAACTGAAAAATAACCTATATGCAGTAGTAAACAGTTGAATACACTGTAGATCACTTTTCTCAAATCGTTCTAACAATAATGTTGGGgaacaaagaacacaaacagTGACATCTAGTATGAGGGGGTTGACATTGTTACCACAATTTGTCTAGAAAAATCAGTCTTAAAATCGGCTACAGAAGCAGAGTCGACAAGGCGCTGATATGCTAAGCCTCTAAAATGAACAGAGAGTGATGAAGTCTCCGTAAAGCAACCTTCCAATCATCTAGAGGCAGACGACCAGCTTCCTCATCTTTATACATATCAAATGAGATATCCGTATAAATACCAGATCCGTTCCACGAATTTGTGTCTCTAAACATAAATTATAAGAACTCTTTTTTGGTATAAACAATGTATATTCTTGAATGTCTACAGGGaagtaattttataaattgtgaCAGAAATGGATGAATgcaatatgtatattaattattaaatttacgAGATTCAGTTGacaatttctattattatattcTTTTGCTACAAACTTGTTTTTAATTCTCCACGTGAtattaaaaaacattatgtaCACCCCCTTGCCGATACATTCTGTCAAAGACTTGCCACATTTGGCCTACATAAAAGCTATAAGCCTATAAGGttttattgtaatttgtttcttatttcattatattaaaaataaagagaaaactcGATTTGTGGTGGCCATGATCGATCTTTCTAATTGTTAGATATGTTGCGTCAAATATACTAGCTCACACTAAAAACAGTAATACAAAATTATCAGGAAAGCTTCAAGTTATAGATAATATTTTCCCACTATccgcaagaaaaaaaatatatataattgccCCCTAGGTCGTTAACATGAAACAAAACGAACAAAATATGGCATGAAACATGAAACAGATGAAACATTTAATTTGTTGCTTATTTCTTTGGCACGTAATTTTACAGCAACAtgctatattttattataagattctattatttaataagtatttttttaaaaaaaagttgtatctTCATTTTCTATCATTGTCTTacttaaatagatttttaaGGTTTGAAGTTGTCTAACACCATTTCGGTGTTTGAGATTTGAAGTTCACAATCCGCATAGAATCAAGGTCAATCTCTTATGTTACATATTGTAAGTATCTTtgcagttttctttttttttaaagaatggCGTCAGACACTCAAAAGAATGGCAATCTGTCCAACATTTCCAAGAATATGTGTTGTTGCCAACAACTTGTTGGCAATGGCAGCTACTTTGTCGGTGAAGTCTCTTGATTTGAACATGTTATTAACATATAGATGTGCCTTGTTTATTGCTCAAACCGCTATGAGAGAGACAATCGCAAATCAATTGTTATATACCGTGGTCCGTGGGAGGAGGTCCAAGATGGTCTCCACGTCCAAATCTCTATTTaatttctttgctttgtgaATCGTGATTGCTTTCTTCTTCGGGTATTGGTTTCTCTATTCCCCCTTGTGTTTGAATGATTTC from Camelina sativa cultivar DH55 chromosome 9, Cs, whole genome shotgun sequence encodes:
- the LOC104711246 gene encoding vacuolar protein sorting-associated protein 29, coding for MVLVLALGDLHVPHRAADLPPKFKSMLVPGKIQHIICTGNLCIKEIHDYLKTICPDLHIVRGEFDEDARYPENKTLTIGQFKLGLCHGHQVIPWGDLDSLAMLQRQLGVDILVTGHTHQFTAYKHEGGVVINPGSATGAYSSINQDVNPSFVLMDIDGFRAVVYVYELIDGEVKVDKIEFKKPPTSNSAP